The Miscanthus floridulus cultivar M001 chromosome 7, ASM1932011v1, whole genome shotgun sequence genome includes a region encoding these proteins:
- the LOC136465949 gene encoding uncharacterized protein, which translates to MAPGGALAPGVLYDGADGPLFHDGSLMPTLSAASPSLDSTGVVPSVAAQDPPPPKYYKLEFATYDGSVDPLNWLNQCGRGDARPPDLQTAMYYARAFEHHAAAMQLAPPPQAAPPAPCQGQPPPARAPRVAQAGQAPAAANAAPAACPFCRLTPTEQLECRCQGLCYNCDEPYVPRHVCQRLFYLEFGDYIEEDAAPTEDGDAAIPLEEPAA; encoded by the exons ATGGCGCCTGGCGGTGCCCTAGCTCCGGGCGTCCTCTACGACGGGGCTGACGGCCCCCTGTTCCACGACGGCAGCCTAATGCCGACGCTCTCCGCTGCATCGCCCTCGCTGGACAGCACGGGCGTGGTGCCCTCCGTCGCCGCACAGGACCCGCCGCCGCCCAAGTATTACAAGTTGGAGTTCGCCACATACGACGGCTCCGTTGATCCCCTGAATTGGCTCAACCAGT GTGGACGTGGAGATGCACGACCCCCGGACCTCCAGACGGCCATGTACTACGCCCGAGCGTTCGAGCATCATGCGGCTGCCATGCAGCTGGCGCCGCCTCCTCAAGCCGCTCCTCCAGCTCCGTGTCAGGGTCAGCCTCCCCCGGCGCGTGCACCCAGGGTGGCCCAGGCGGGGCAGGCCCCCGCTGCGGCCAATGCGGCCCCCGCGGCGTGCCCATTTTGCCGCCTTACACCGACGGAGCAGCTGGAATGTCGTTGCCAAGGCCTATGCTACAACTGCGATGAGCCCTACGTCCCTAGACATGTGTGTCAGCGGCTCTTCTACCTAGAGTTCGGGGACTACATTGAGGAGGACGCCGCGCCCACCGAGGATGGGGACGCGGCCATACCACTAGAGGAGCCGGCCGCCTAG